From Vigna unguiculata cultivar IT97K-499-35 chromosome 5, ASM411807v1, whole genome shotgun sequence, the proteins below share one genomic window:
- the LOC114184362 gene encoding glycine-rich protein 2-like, with protein MGCFSSRDRNTRDENKSKSGGRLQSRGYQGSTRRIDAGLVSVPDMGSVVTDYGSTAHHHASGYHGCAGGGGGGGCGGGGGGGGCGGGGGGGGGGGGGGCGGGGC; from the coding sequence ATGGGGTGTTTTTCCTCCCGAGATAGAAACACAAGAGATGAGAACAAAAGCAAGAGTGGTGGAAGATTGCAAAGTCGTGGCTATCAAGGTAGCACCAGAAGAATCGATGCTGGTTTGGTTTCTGTACCGGACATGGGTTCGGTTGTAACTGATTATGGTTCCACTGCTCATCATCATGCAAGTGGTTATCATGGCTGTGCTGGTGGAGGTGGAGGCGGAGGTTGTGGAGGAGGCGGTGGCGGCGGAGGTTGtggaggaggtggtggtggtggaggaggcggtggtggtggaggttgtGGAGGAGGCGGCTGCTGA
- the LOC114184094 gene encoding delta-1-pyrroline-5-carboxylate synthase-like, translated as MDPTRAFVKSVKRVIVKVGTAVVTRSDGRLALGRLGALCEQLKELNDKDYEVILVTSGAVGLGRQRLRYRRLVNSSFSDLQNPQGDLDGKACAAVGQSSLMALYDIMFSQLDVTSSQLLVNDGFFRDTAFRKQLSDTVSALLDLRIIPIFNENDAVSTRKASYEGKNCLQDSSGIFWDNDSLAGLLALELKADLLVLLSDVEGLYSGPPSDPKSKLIHTYVKEKHQREITFGEKSTYGRGGMTAKVNAAVCAAFAGTPVIITSGFATDNIIRVLRGERIGTIFHKDAHLWTSIKEVSAHDMAVAARNSSRRLQLLNSEERRKILLAIADALETNEGAIRLQNGADVADAEELGYNKALISRLTLRPEKISSLVKSVRLLANMEEPIGQILKRTELADKLVLEKISCPLGVLLVIFESRPDALVQIAALAIRSGNGLLLKGGKEAKRSNAILHKVITSAIPDTVGATLIGLVTSREEIPDLLKLDDTIDLVIPRGSNKLVSQVKEATKIPVLGHADGICHVYVDKSANIDMAKQIIRDAKTDYPAACNAMETLLVHEDLSRNGGLVELVAELQRQGVEVYGGPRASTLLNIAQTKSYHLEYSSLACTVEIVDDVFAAIDHINQHGSAHTECIVAEDCEVAEAFLRQVDSAAVFHNASTRFCDGARFGLGAEVGISTSRIHARGPVGVEGLLTNRWILRGNGHVVNGDRGITYTYKNLPVKA; from the exons ATGGATCCCACTAGAGCTTTTGTGAAAAGTGTCAAACGAGTTATCGTCAag GTTGGAACAGCCGTGGTTACTCGTAGTGATGGAAGATTAGCATTGGGAAGACTTGGAGCTCTCTGCGAACAG CTTAAAGAGCTAAATGATAAGGATTATGAGGTTATACTAGTGACTTCAGGTGCAGTTGGTCTTGGCCGACAGAGACTAAGATATCGAAGATTGGTCAACAGCAG CTTTTCGGATCTTCAAAATCCACAAGGAGATCTTGATGGGAAAGCATGTGCAGCTGTTGGGCAGAGTAGTCTCATGGCTCTCTACGATATCATGTTTAGTCAG CTTGATGTAACTTCGTCCCAACTTCTTGTAAACGATGGGTTCTTTAGGGatacagctttcagaaaacaatTGTCAGACACTGTGAGCGCATTATTGGATTTAAGGATTATCCCCATTTTCAACGAAAACGATGCCGTTAGTACTAGGAAGGCGTCCTACGAG GGCAAGAACTGTCTGCAGGATTCTTCTGGTATCTTCTGGGACAATGACAGTTTGGCAGGTCTATTGGCTCTAGAACTTAAAGCTGACCTCCTTGTTCTATTGAGTGATGTTGAGGGTCTTTATAGTGGCCCTCCATCTGACCCTAAGTCAAAGTTAATTCACACgtatgtaaaagaaaaacatcaaaGAGAAATTACTTTCGGAGAAAAGTCAACATACGGAAGAGGGGGTATGACTGCGAAAGTCAACGCGGCTGTTTGTGCTGCTTTTGCTGGCACACCTGTGATTATTACCAG TGGCTTTGCTACAGACAACATCATAAGAGTGCTTCGAGGGGAAAGAATTGGTACTATCTTCCATAAAGATGCTCATTTGTGGACCAGTATAAAGGAAGTGAGTGCTCATGATATGGCAGTTGCAGCACGAAATAGTTCTAGACGACTTCAG CTCCTAAATtctgaagaaagaagaaaaatattgctGGCAATAGCTGATGCATTAGAGACTAATGAAGGTGCGATAAGGCTTCAGAATGGAGCTGATGTTGCTGATGCAGAGGAGCTGGGATATAACAAAGCACTCATATCACGTTTAACCCTGAGACCCGAGAAG aTCTCCAGTCTTGTAAAGTCTGTTCGCCTTCTGGCTAACATGGAAGAACCCATTGGTCAGATTTTAAAGAGAACTGAG CTTGCAGACAAACTCGTCCTGGAAAAAATATCATGTCCTTTAGGTGTTCTCCTTGTTATATTTGAATCTCGACCGGATGCCCTTGTTCAG ATAGCTGCATTGGCAATTCGAAGTGGAAATGGTTTACTTCTTAAAGGAGGAAAGGAAGCCAAACGATCAAATGCAATCTTACACAAG GTTATTACTTCTGCTATTCCAGATACAGTGGGTGCCACACTCATTGGGCTTGTGACTTCAAGAGAAGAGATTCCAGATCTGCTCAag CTTGATGACACGATAGATCTAGTAATCCCTAGAGGCAGTAATAAGCTTGTTTCTCAAGTCAAGGAGGCAACAAAGATTCCTGTCCTTGGTCATGCTG ATGGAATATGTCATGTATACGTTGACAAATCAGCAAATATCGATATGGCAAAGCAGATTATTAGGGATGCAAAGACTGATTACCCTGCGGCTTGCAATGCAATG GAAACCCTTCTTGTACACGAAGATCTGTCAAGGAATGGTGGACTTGTTGAACTTGTTGCTGAACTCCAACGCCAAG GCGTTGAAGTATATGGTGGACCAAGAGCCTCTACCTTGTTAAATATTGCTCAAACAAAATCTTACCATCTGGAGTATAGCTCACTAGCTTGTACAGTTGAAATTGTAGATGATGTATTTGCTGCCATCGACCACATAAATCAACATGGAAG TGCACATACTGAATGCATTGTTGCAGAAGACTGTGAAGTTGCTGAAGCTTTCTTACGTCAGGTTGACag TGCTGCTGTATTCCACAACGCAAGTACAAGGTTTTGTGATGGAGCACGATTTGGCCTTGGTGCAGAG GTTGGAATAAGCACAAGCCGAATTCATGCGAGAGGTCCTGTCGGGGTTGAAGGGTTGTTAACAAACAGATG GATATTGAGAGGAAACGGGCATGTGGTAAATGGTGATCGAGGGATCACCTATACGTACAAGAATCTACCAGTAAAAGCATAA
- the LOC114183291 gene encoding NADPH-dependent aldo-keto reductase, chloroplastic-like → METMEGPQYFDLNTGAKIPSVGLGTWKAAPGVVGEAVIAAVKAGYRHIDCARVYDNEKEVGEALKTLFSTGVVKRSEMFITSKLWTSDCAPEDVSKALARTLEDLQLDYIDLYLMHWPFRTKPGSRGWDPEIMAPLCLPDTWNAMEGLFASGQARAIGVSNFSTKKLQDMLRYAKIPPAVNQVECHPVWQQHALHNLCMSTGVHLTAYSPLGSPGSWIKGEVLKEPLLIEIAEKLNKSPAQVSLRWGIQSGHSVLPKSVNESRIKENLSLFDWCIPPEFFLKLSLIHQQRLLRGDTAVHETRSPYKSLEELWDGEI, encoded by the exons ATGGAAACCATGGAAGGGCCTCAATATTTTGATCTGAACACTGGAGCAAAGATTCCTTCAGTTGGTCTTGGAACATGGAAAGCTGCTCCAGGTGTTGTTGGTGAAGCTGTTATTGCTGCCGTCAAG GCCGGCTACAGGCATATAGATTGTGCAAGGGTGTATGATAACGAGAAAGAg GTAGGAGAGGCTCTGAAAACACTATTTTCTACTGGGGTTGTAAAGCGTAGTGAGATGTTCATCACATCAAAGTTATG GACCAGTGACTGTGCTCCTGAAGATGTTTCAAAGGCACTGGCTAGGACTCTTGAGGACCTGCAACTTGACTACATTGATTTATACCTT ATGCATTGGCCTTTTAGGACAAAGCCAGGTTCAAGAGGTTGGGACCCTGAGATCATGGCTCCATTGTGTCTTCCAGATACATGGAATGCTATGGAAGGTTTGTTTGCATCGGGTCAGGCACGTGCAATTGGGGTGAGCAACTTTTCAACTAAGAAGCTGCAAGACATGCTTCGATATGCCAAGATTCCACCAGCAGTTAACCAAGTTGAATGTCACCCTGTGTGGCAGCAACATGCTCTTCACAATTTATGCATGTCCACTGGTGTTCATCTCACA GCATATTCTCCTTTGGGCTCTCCTGGGTCATGGATAAAAGGGGAAGTCTTGAAGGAACCACTGTTGATTGAAATTGCTGAAAAGCTTAACAAGTCTCCAGCACAAGTGTCGTTGCGTTGGGGAATCCAAAGTGGCCACAGTGTTCTTCCAAAAAGTGTAAATGAATCTAGGATCAAGGAAAACCTTAGTTTGTTTGATTGGTGTATTCCTCCTGAGTTCTTCTTAAAATTATCACTGATTCACCAG CAAAGGTTACTTCGTGGTGACACTGCAGTTCATGAAACTCGTAGTCCTTACAAAAGTCTCGAAGAATTATGGGATGGAGAGATATGA
- the LOC114183510 gene encoding uncharacterized protein At2g39795, mitochondrial — translation MAMYAMLRRASSSVLPQLGRRATASSSSRISQNVLSALHIEAAITVPSLGFANAFATQTSADKQLAQVLQSEIQCAVEDVHAQHQVDIPDDFPFEIEDNPGERTIQLKRQFGDETIRVQVDIPNVGPEENEDDENENDEKNESESSIPLVVSVFKGNGVSLEFGITAFPDEISIDSLSIKQSEESEDQLAYEGPEFLDLDENLQKAFHKYLEIRGIKPSTTNFLQEYMFAKDRKEYLMWLKNLKNFVH, via the exons ATGGCGATGTACGCAATGCTCCGCCGCGCCTCCTCCTCCGTGTTGCCTCAGCTTGGTCGCCGAGCCACGGCATCGTCATCTTCTAGAATATCCCAGAATGTTCTCTCTGCTCTCCATATAGAGGCAGCGATTACTGTACCCTCTCTAGGTTTCGCTAACGCCTTCGCAACGCAGACTAGTGCAGATAAACAACTCGCTCAAGTGCTTCAATCTGAGATCCAATGCGCCGTCGAAGACGTTCATGCTCAGCACCag GTTGATATCCCAGATGATTTTCCTTTTGAGATTGAGGACAATCCCGGGGAAAGAACCATACAACTAAAAAGACAATTTGGGGATGAAACTATCAGAGTTCAAGTTGACATCCCTAATGTTGGACCTGAAGAAAATGAGGATGACGAAAACGAAAATGATGAGAAGAATGAGAGTGAATCTAGCATTCCTTTAGTTGTGAGTGTTTTCAAAGGAAATGGAGTGTCTCTGGAATTTGGCATCACTGCTTTTCCCGATGAGATTTCCATTGATAGTTTGTCAATAAAGCAGTCAGAGGAATCCGAGGACCAGTTGGCATACGAGGGGCCTGAGTTCCT TGATTTGGATGAAAATCTGCAAAAGGCTTTTCACAAGTATCTCGAGATCAGAGGGATCAAGCCCAGCACAACCAACTTCTTGCAGGAATACATGTTTGCAAAAGACAGGAAGGAATATTTAATGTGGTTGAAGAACCTGAAGAACTTCGTTCATTGA